In Kiritimatiellia bacterium, one genomic interval encodes:
- a CDS encoding M15 family metallopeptidase produces the protein MKKQTLILVFTAALSVIALAAEHAPHDLVAVTSVNPRIRLDIRYATTNNFTGRQVYPSAKAYLRKTTALKLDNVQKKLENRKLGLKVYDAYRPLSVQKIFWEIVPDERYVADPKKGSRHNRGSAVDVTLVELDSGRELEMPSGYDDFTERAAYAFTNLPPAAVSNRALLRALMTECGFIPLETEWWHFDDAGWTICPVMDIPLENLPY, from the coding sequence ATGAAAAAACAAACGCTGATCCTTGTTTTCACTGCGGCTTTGTCGGTCATTGCGCTTGCCGCGGAACACGCTCCGCATGACCTCGTAGCGGTAACATCAGTCAACCCCCGTATCCGGCTGGATATCCGTTACGCCACCACCAATAATTTTACCGGCCGGCAGGTTTATCCCTCCGCCAAGGCATATCTGCGCAAAACAACCGCCCTGAAACTGGATAACGTCCAGAAAAAACTGGAAAACCGGAAGCTCGGCCTGAAAGTCTACGATGCCTACCGGCCGTTGAGCGTTCAGAAAATATTCTGGGAAATCGTGCCGGACGAAAGGTACGTGGCGGACCCGAAGAAGGGATCGCGCCATAACCGCGGCTCGGCGGTGGATGTAACGCTCGTTGAGCTTGATTCGGGCCGGGAGCTGGAAATGCCTTCCGGTTATGATGACTTCACCGAGCGCGCCGCTTACGCTTTTACCAACCTGCCGCCGGCGGCCGTTTCCAACCGCGCCCTGCTGCGCGCCCTGATGACGGAATGCGGGTTTATCCCGCTGGAAACCGAATGGTGGCATTTTGACGATGCCGGCTGGACCATCTGCCCGGTCATGGATATCCCGCTTGAAAACCTGCCCTATTAG
- a CDS encoding ExsB family transcriptional regulator has product MKFNGAKFIEQQTAELRETVGSGTAINALSGGVDSSVCTALGHRALGKRLKTVFIDNALMRAGEPERVAAIFRKMSIPVELVDARKEFLNALKGVSDPEEKRHAITATFYKKVFGRLVRRTGAKFLIHGTILTDIEETVAGIKRQHNILAQLGINPEKEYGYQVLEPLKTLRKDGVRAVAAALGLPAEITKRIPFPGPALAARIVGEVTEEKLRLIRAATAIVEEELKTSGAFQYLAVLLNDCATGIRNNKREFGRIIVVRCINSVDAREAAATALPWKKLEKICRRITSIPGVNRCLYDLTPKPPATVEYV; this is encoded by the coding sequence ATGAAATTCAACGGCGCAAAGTTTATTGAACAACAAACCGCGGAACTCCGGGAAACGGTCGGTTCGGGCACGGCCATCAACGCTTTGAGCGGCGGCGTGGACAGCTCCGTCTGCACCGCGCTCGGCCACCGGGCGCTGGGCAAACGGCTCAAAACCGTTTTCATTGACAACGCCCTGATGCGCGCGGGCGAGCCGGAACGGGTGGCGGCCATCTTCCGCAAGATGAGTATCCCGGTGGAACTGGTGGACGCGCGGAAGGAATTTCTCAACGCCCTGAAAGGCGTGAGCGATCCGGAGGAGAAACGCCATGCCATCACCGCCACTTTTTATAAAAAAGTATTCGGCCGCCTGGTGCGCCGGACCGGGGCGAAATTTCTCATCCACGGCACGATTTTAACCGACATTGAGGAAACCGTGGCCGGCATCAAGCGCCAGCACAACATCCTTGCCCAGCTCGGCATCAACCCGGAAAAGGAATACGGATACCAGGTTCTTGAGCCGCTCAAGACCCTGCGCAAGGACGGCGTGCGCGCCGTGGCCGCCGCCCTTGGGCTTCCCGCCGAAATCACGAAACGGATTCCGTTCCCGGGCCCGGCCCTGGCCGCGCGCATTGTCGGGGAAGTGACGGAGGAAAAACTGCGCTTAATCCGCGCCGCGACCGCGATCGTTGAGGAGGAGCTGAAAACAAGCGGCGCTTTTCAATACCTGGCGGTTCTGCTGAACGATTGTGCCACCGGCATCCGCAACAACAAGCGCGAGTTCGGGCGGATAATCGTCGTGCGCTGTATCAACAGCGTGGACGCGCGCGAGGCGGCCGCCACCGCCCTGCCCTGGAAAAAACTGGAAAAAATCTGCCGCCGGATCACGTCCATTCCCGGCGTAAACCGCTGTCTTTACGACCTTACCCCGAAACCGCCCGCCACGGTTGAATACGTATAG
- a CDS encoding PIN domain-containing protein: protein MFVVDTNILIYGADMDSPDHARCRESLERWRSQTTPWYVTWGIVYEFLRVVTHSRVLNRPFSASHAWLFLDALFASPSLRILVETDRHRHVAAEVFADVADISGNLVFDAHTAILMRENGIKTIYTKDSDFNRFPFLDTVDPITDRRRTTASRILPRSRGKS from the coding sequence ATGTTCGTTGTGGACACCAACATCCTGATCTACGGCGCGGACATGGACTCACCAGACCACGCGCGATGCCGCGAATCACTCGAACGGTGGCGTTCGCAGACAACGCCTTGGTATGTGACGTGGGGTATCGTGTATGAGTTTCTCCGCGTGGTGACCCATTCGCGCGTTCTTAATCGTCCTTTTTCGGCATCCCATGCATGGCTTTTTCTTGATGCCCTGTTTGCCTCCCCGAGCCTGCGGATATTGGTGGAGACCGACCGGCATCGTCATGTGGCGGCTGAAGTCTTTGCCGATGTCGCCGACATTTCCGGCAATCTGGTCTTTGATGCCCACACGGCGATTCTAATGAGGGAAAACGGAATCAAAACGATCTATACGAAAGACTCGGACTTCAATCGGTTTCCGTTTCTTGACACGGTAGATCCGATTACGGACCGCCGCCGAACAACGGCATCCAGGATATTGCCGCGAAGTCGCGGAAAATCCTGA
- the leuS gene encoding leucine--tRNA ligase yields MKEKYPFAEIEPKWQKFWKEMGFFKADQNRTDQKYYCLMMFPYPSAALHVGHGRNYIIGDAVARYKKMLGRNVLAPMGWDAFGLPAENAAIKTGTHPRVCTFNNIATMKRQFDSWGVVYDWDREVTACSPDYYKWSQWFFLKFYERGLAYKAKAPVNWCPSCAAVLANEQVIDGKCWRCESPVQEKLLEQWFFKITDYAQRLLDDLNKLPGWPERVKTMQANWIGRSEGARIDFTLVPRGDNRPDPVRCISCFTTRIDTIYGCTYMVLAPEYPGLAELVKGLPEEENAKQFAARAARLTSMERAGNALEKNGVFTGRFVVNPFTGEKIPLWVGDYVLTSYGTGAVMAVPAHDSRDWVFARKYNLPVKLSIRNAEGSPDLKTLQEAFCDDGVTFNSGEFSGLSSPKARIKMTAYAREKGFGRAAVHFRLRDWLISRQRYWGAPIPIVYCPKCGIVPVPEQQLPVLLPDNIEFRPTGESPLARQTEFMSAVCPKCGSGARRESDTMDTFVDSSWYFLRYLSPQDDKRAIDPEACNRWLPVDQYIGGIEHAILHLLYARFFTKVLRDIGLIAFDEPFANLFTQGMICKRSEKDGQLHKMSKSKGNVVSPDDLIRDYGADTVRLYTLFIGPPEKDAEWSDSGIEGASRFLKRLWRQVYDNHELLRDFSIRPDRAAMTAGEKKLYRKTHETIVKVTRDLEGAFHFNTAIAQIMELMNMLEEFMIAPDSSPQLKAVGRRALETIILLISPLAPHIAEECWIAMGHEAGIMSAGWPAADQNALEKQEVEIAIQVNGKFRGTMLVAPGLDKETAQAAALKQPAAAKAVAEGQIIKVVFVPDRLINLVVKC; encoded by the coding sequence ATGAAGGAAAAATATCCATTCGCGGAAATTGAGCCGAAGTGGCAGAAGTTCTGGAAGGAAATGGGGTTTTTCAAGGCCGACCAGAACCGGACCGATCAAAAATACTATTGCCTGATGATGTTCCCCTACCCCTCGGCCGCCCTGCACGTCGGCCACGGCCGCAATTACATCATCGGCGACGCGGTTGCGCGCTACAAGAAAATGCTGGGCCGCAACGTGCTCGCCCCCATGGGCTGGGACGCCTTCGGCCTGCCCGCCGAAAACGCCGCCATAAAAACCGGCACGCATCCCCGCGTTTGCACTTTCAACAACATCGCCACCATGAAACGCCAGTTTGATTCATGGGGCGTGGTCTACGACTGGGACCGCGAAGTAACCGCCTGTTCGCCCGATTATTACAAGTGGTCCCAATGGTTCTTCCTCAAATTTTACGAGCGCGGCCTGGCTTACAAGGCAAAGGCGCCGGTCAACTGGTGTCCCTCCTGCGCCGCAGTGCTGGCCAATGAACAGGTCATTGACGGCAAATGCTGGCGCTGCGAATCGCCGGTGCAGGAAAAACTGCTGGAACAGTGGTTTTTCAAAATCACGGACTACGCCCAGCGCCTGCTGGACGATTTGAACAAGCTCCCGGGCTGGCCGGAACGGGTGAAAACCATGCAGGCCAACTGGATCGGACGCAGCGAAGGCGCGCGGATTGATTTCACGCTCGTCCCGCGCGGCGACAACCGCCCCGACCCAGTTCGCTGTATTTCCTGCTTCACCACCCGCATTGACACAATTTACGGCTGCACTTACATGGTGCTGGCGCCGGAATATCCCGGGCTGGCCGAACTGGTCAAAGGCCTGCCGGAAGAGGAAAATGCGAAACAGTTCGCCGCCCGCGCGGCGCGGCTGACATCCATGGAGCGCGCCGGCAACGCCCTTGAAAAAAACGGCGTCTTTACCGGGCGTTTCGTTGTCAACCCCTTCACCGGCGAAAAAATCCCGCTCTGGGTGGGCGATTACGTTCTTACAAGCTACGGCACCGGCGCGGTCATGGCCGTGCCCGCCCACGACAGCCGCGACTGGGTTTTCGCTCGCAAATACAATTTACCCGTGAAACTTTCCATCCGGAATGCGGAAGGCAGTCCGGATTTGAAAACTTTGCAGGAAGCTTTTTGCGATGACGGCGTTACCTTTAATTCCGGAGAATTTTCAGGCCTGTCTTCCCCGAAAGCGCGGATCAAAATGACCGCTTACGCCCGCGAAAAAGGATTCGGCCGGGCCGCCGTCCATTTCCGCCTGCGCGACTGGCTGATCAGCCGCCAGCGCTACTGGGGCGCGCCCATCCCGATTGTCTACTGCCCGAAATGCGGCATTGTGCCGGTGCCGGAACAACAATTGCCGGTGCTTTTGCCTGATAATATTGAGTTCCGGCCGACCGGCGAATCGCCGCTGGCGCGTCAGACGGAATTCATGAGCGCCGTCTGCCCGAAATGCGGCTCCGGCGCCCGGCGGGAAAGCGACACGATGGACACTTTTGTTGACTCCAGCTGGTATTTTTTAAGATACCTTTCCCCGCAGGATGACAAACGCGCCATTGACCCGGAAGCCTGCAACCGCTGGCTGCCGGTTGACCAGTATATCGGCGGAATTGAGCACGCCATCCTCCACCTTTTATACGCGCGGTTTTTCACCAAGGTCTTGCGCGACATCGGCTTGATCGCTTTTGACGAGCCTTTTGCCAACCTCTTCACCCAGGGCATGATCTGCAAACGCAGTGAAAAGGACGGCCAGCTCCACAAAATGTCAAAATCAAAGGGCAACGTCGTCAGTCCCGACGATTTAATCCGCGATTACGGGGCCGACACCGTCCGGCTTTACACGCTTTTCATCGGCCCGCCTGAAAAGGACGCCGAATGGAGCGATTCCGGCATTGAAGGCGCCTCCCGTTTCCTGAAACGACTCTGGCGGCAGGTTTACGACAACCACGAACTGCTCAGGGATTTTTCCATCAGACCGGACCGGGCCGCCATGACCGCCGGGGAAAAGAAACTTTACCGCAAGACCCATGAAACAATCGTAAAGGTTACCCGGGATTTGGAGGGCGCGTTTCATTTCAATACCGCCATCGCGCAGATCATGGAGTTGATGAACATGCTGGAAGAATTCATGATCGCGCCCGATTCCTCCCCCCAGCTGAAGGCGGTCGGACGCCGCGCGCTGGAAACCATTATCCTGCTCATTTCGCCGCTCGCCCCGCATATCGCCGAGGAATGCTGGATCGCCATGGGACACGAGGCCGGAATCATGTCGGCCGGCTGGCCCGCCGCCGACCAGAACGCCCTGGAAAAACAGGAAGTTGAAATTGCCATCCAGGTCAACGGCAAGTTCCGCGGAACGATGCTTGTCGCCCCCGGTTTGGACAAGGAAACGGCTCAAGCCGCCGCCCTCAAACAGCCGGCGGCGGCCAAGGCCGTGGCCGAAGGTCAAATCATCAAGGTCGTTTTTGTCCCGGACAGGCTAATCAACCTGGTGGTAAAATGCTGA
- a CDS encoding nucleotidyl transferase AbiEii/AbiGii toxin family protein → MNSYTYLQLREVFHVEFLRWLGRRLKAEAYVLKGGANLRFFFKSFRYSEDMDIDARGIGVVDLRATVMKILATGAFRDNLKPFGIAAIAPPDIAKAKQTETTQRFKIHLILHSGEDLFTKIEFSRRGFAGNTLVEAIDNAVLRTYKLAPVLIPHYDVSAAVRQKIRALAGRAAVQARDIFDLYLLSSQYSAGGRPIQDSDAVYSKACERIFEVEFGKFRDTVVAYLSADDQAAYGQAQVWEEICLKTADFIEELRKSHA, encoded by the coding sequence ATGAATTCATACACGTATTTGCAGCTGCGCGAGGTGTTTCATGTTGAATTTCTGCGCTGGCTTGGCCGGAGGCTCAAGGCCGAAGCTTACGTCTTAAAGGGCGGCGCAAACCTGCGGTTTTTTTTTAAAAGTTTCCGGTATTCCGAAGATATGGACATTGACGCGCGCGGGATCGGGGTCGTGGATCTCCGGGCAACCGTGATGAAAATACTCGCCACCGGTGCTTTTCGGGATAATCTTAAACCTTTCGGCATAGCCGCCATAGCACCGCCTGACATCGCCAAAGCCAAACAGACCGAAACAACCCAGCGTTTCAAAATCCATCTGATTCTGCATTCCGGCGAAGATCTCTTCACCAAAATAGAATTTTCCCGCCGGGGATTCGCTGGGAACACACTGGTTGAAGCCATTGATAACGCGGTTCTCAGGACATATAAACTTGCGCCCGTTTTGATCCCCCATTATGACGTTTCTGCCGCCGTCAGACAGAAAATACGCGCCTTGGCCGGCAGAGCCGCAGTCCAAGCCAGGGATATTTTTGATTTATATCTCCTGAGTTCTCAATATTCCGCCGGCGGCAGGCCTATCCAGGATTCTGACGCCGTATATTCAAAGGCTTGCGAGCGTATTTTTGAAGTGGAATTCGGGAAATTCAGGGACACGGTCGTTGCCTATCTCTCCGCCGATGACCAGGCCGCCTACGGCCAGGCACAAGTGTGGGAGGAAATCTGTCTGAAAACCGCCGATTTTATAGAGGAGCTTCGGAAAAGCCATGCGTAG
- a CDS encoding amidohydrolase family protein — protein MKKTALINGMIIDGTGRPPIEQGALITADSTIAAVGTTAEIQIPENCEIIDLLGGVLLPLFIDGHMHVSREPGQLDHLGHLKANLQAAGRLQQCLQWGTGTVGHAAGSLESIILRDIIQSDGIEGCADLLVGAAITPAGGHVRGRSADGPWEIRKAVREMIAAGADWIKTCASGGFQHEHEKLTHEDYTPEELRALVEQAHSREKRVHVHAHAQPGLGNAIAAGCDVILHGALIDEAALEGIAEKKLWYMPTLHITSKQIWSNRNMPSYMAVRMEKACPIHRAGVAKAHKMGIRIAAGTDGGPGAIMHEMSELVNCGLSPLEAITAATRNTADALGILNTTGTLETGKKACLLAARGNPLRDITLLSSRENIFLVMKNGKIIKNTPVTSKK, from the coding sequence ATGAAAAAAACAGCCCTGATAAACGGAATGATTATTGACGGCACGGGACGGCCTCCGATTGAGCAAGGCGCGCTGATCACGGCCGATTCAACCATCGCGGCCGTGGGGACAACGGCGGAAATACAAATTCCGGAAAACTGTGAAATAATAGACTTACTGGGCGGCGTTTTGCTCCCGCTGTTTATTGACGGCCACATGCACGTCAGCAGGGAGCCAGGACAACTTGACCACCTCGGCCATCTCAAGGCCAATCTACAGGCGGCGGGCAGACTGCAGCAATGCCTTCAATGGGGCACCGGAACCGTGGGGCACGCGGCCGGATCGCTTGAGAGCATTATTTTAAGGGACATAATTCAATCCGACGGCATTGAAGGCTGCGCCGATCTGCTGGTAGGCGCCGCTATCACCCCCGCCGGCGGCCATGTGCGAGGCCGCAGCGCCGACGGTCCCTGGGAAATCCGCAAGGCCGTAAGAGAAATGATCGCCGCCGGCGCCGACTGGATCAAGACCTGCGCCTCCGGCGGCTTCCAGCATGAACATGAAAAACTGACCCATGAGGACTACACGCCGGAGGAACTGCGGGCGCTCGTTGAGCAGGCTCATTCCAGGGAGAAACGCGTCCACGTCCACGCCCACGCCCAGCCCGGACTGGGAAACGCCATCGCCGCCGGCTGCGATGTGATCCTCCACGGCGCGTTGATTGACGAGGCCGCACTTGAAGGCATCGCGGAAAAAAAATTGTGGTATATGCCCACCCTCCACATCACGAGCAAACAGATCTGGAGCAACAGGAACATGCCGTCCTACATGGCCGTACGCATGGAAAAGGCCTGCCCGATCCATCGCGCCGGTGTTGCCAAGGCCCATAAAATGGGCATCCGCATTGCCGCCGGAACCGACGGCGGTCCCGGGGCAATCATGCACGAGATGTCCGAGTTGGTAAATTGCGGTCTTTCCCCCCTGGAAGCCATCACGGCAGCCACACGCAACACGGCGGATGCGCTCGGCATCCTGAACACGACCGGCACCCTGGAAACCGGCAAAAAAGCCTGTCTCCTGGCGGCGCGCGGCAATCCGCTCCGGGACATCACGCTCCTCTCCTCCCGGGAAAATATTTTTCTGGTGATGAAGAACGGTAAAATAATAAAAAACACTCCGGTAACTTCAAAAAAATAA
- a CDS encoding M48 family metalloprotease — protein MKLTGKPHAISRRDFLALSAAGTVVFLSGCATNPVSGRKQLMFLSESGEVRLDQENSPHQISADYGAAQDAGLNRYVASVGNQLAALSHRPGMPYTFRAVNAVYVNAYAFPGGTIAVSRGILAAMESEAELAALLGHEIGHVCSRHAAQQYTTGMLGSAAVMAAALVVQQQNEDYAGLTAGLGAIASGALLARYSRANEREADALALEYMTKGGYNPEGCILLMDMLRKMSAEKPGALEMLFATHPMSEERYQTAVREVSEKYQAQKSYSLNRERFQEKTSALRAMKGALELMQNGEKAASSGKYDEAVSLFKTALKDFPADYAGLLMTAKCLLAKKDAAEAEKYAAEARSVYPQEPQALHVLGMAKIQLRRYEAAYNDFSAYENALPGNPNTFFYMGYALENMRRRDEAARHYQAYLRQVSEGDNAKHAYRRLVEWGYIKPQAR, from the coding sequence ATGAAATTAACCGGTAAACCTCATGCAATAAGCCGCCGGGATTTTCTGGCTCTTTCCGCCGCCGGGACCGTTGTTTTTCTGTCCGGCTGCGCCACCAACCCGGTCAGCGGGCGCAAGCAGCTCATGTTCCTGAGCGAGTCGGGCGAAGTCCGGCTTGACCAGGAAAATTCGCCCCACCAGATTTCGGCCGATTACGGCGCGGCGCAGGACGCCGGCCTCAACCGTTATGTTGCCTCGGTCGGCAACCAGCTGGCCGCGCTTTCGCACCGCCCCGGCATGCCTTACACTTTCCGGGCGGTCAACGCGGTTTATGTCAATGCCTACGCTTTTCCCGGCGGAACGATCGCTGTCAGCCGCGGTATCCTGGCCGCTATGGAGAGCGAAGCGGAGTTGGCCGCTCTGTTGGGACATGAGATCGGGCACGTCTGTTCGCGCCACGCGGCCCAGCAATACACCACCGGCATGCTTGGCTCGGCGGCGGTCATGGCCGCAGCCCTGGTTGTTCAACAGCAGAACGAAGATTACGCCGGTCTGACTGCCGGGCTCGGCGCCATTGCCTCGGGCGCGCTTCTGGCGCGCTACAGCCGGGCGAACGAGCGCGAGGCCGACGCTTTGGCCCTGGAATACATGACCAAGGGGGGCTACAATCCGGAGGGATGCATTTTGCTCATGGATATGCTCCGGAAAATGTCCGCGGAAAAACCCGGAGCGCTGGAAATGCTTTTTGCCACGCATCCCATGAGCGAGGAGCGTTACCAGACGGCCGTGCGGGAGGTTTCTGAAAAATACCAGGCGCAGAAGAGTTATTCCCTCAACCGGGAAAGATTCCAGGAAAAAACATCGGCCCTGCGGGCCATGAAGGGCGCGCTGGAGCTGATGCAGAACGGGGAAAAGGCCGCCTCCTCCGGCAAATACGACGAAGCGGTTTCCTTATTCAAGACGGCGCTCAAGGACTTTCCCGCGGATTACGCCGGTCTGCTGATGACGGCCAAATGTCTGCTGGCCAAAAAGGACGCCGCCGAGGCCGAAAAATACGCCGCCGAGGCCAGGAGCGTTTATCCGCAGGAACCGCAGGCCTTGCACGTTCTGGGCATGGCGAAAATCCAGCTCCGCCGGTACGAGGCCGCTTACAATGATTTCAGCGCGTATGAAAACGCTCTGCCCGGCAATCCGAACACTTTTTTTTACATGGGCTATGCGCTGGAAAACATGCGCCGGCGCGACGAAGCCGCCCGGCATTACCAGGCCTATTTGCGCCAGGTAAGTGAGGGCGATAACGCAAAGCATGCCTACCGGCGGCTGGTGGAGTGGGGATATATCAAGCCGCAGGCCAGGTAA
- a CDS encoding cupin domain-containing protein produces MNKTGQIKGKILAPAKMVDYASGAIVSRTLVDRKSGTLTLFAFARGQGLSEHVAPYDAVAQILEGEALITIGGRPLKVGRGGIVIMPANVPHALKAERRFKMLLTMIRGK; encoded by the coding sequence ATGAATAAAACCGGCCAAATCAAGGGAAAAATTCTCGCCCCGGCAAAAATGGTTGATTATGCTTCCGGCGCCATTGTCAGCCGGACGCTCGTTGACCGCAAAAGCGGCACGCTGACCCTTTTTGCGTTTGCGCGCGGGCAGGGCTTGAGCGAGCATGTCGCGCCTTATGACGCCGTGGCGCAAATCCTGGAGGGCGAAGCCCTGATCACCATCGGCGGCCGGCCGCTCAAGGTCGGACGGGGCGGGATAGTCATCATGCCCGCCAATGTGCCCCACGCGCTCAAGGCGGAGCGCCGCTTCAAGATGCTCCTGACAATGATCCGGGGGAAATAA
- a CDS encoding DUF1846 domain-containing protein, with protein sequence MKTAGFDNEKYLAEQAREILARAERFGRKLYLEFGGKLLFDYHAARVLPGYDPNVKIKLLQRLKERIDIILCIYAGDIERRKLRGDFGITYDADALKLIDDLKDWGLEVGAVVITRFDNQPSVRTFLNRLERRGVRVYTHRPLPGYPAAVDEIVSASGYGANHYIETVKPVVVVTGPGPGSGKLATCLSQLYHEHQRGIPAGYAKFETFPVWNLPLSHPLNAAYEAATVDIGDFNQIDPFHLKAYGKSAVNYNRDVESFSVVERILRKITGSDSIYRSPTDMGVNRAGLAITDDAVVREAALQEIIRRYFRVRCEYVMGLIEQAVVDRMALLLEKLNLRPEARKTVAPARTAARDAEERSLGSGGICCGAAIELPGGAIVTGKNSPLLHAAASMVLNAIKQSAGLPDKLHLLAPNIIASINTLKGTILRQKKMSLNLDETLIALSISAASSPAAQMAMEQIPNLRGCEVHLTHIPTPGDEAGLKKLGVNATSDPNFPSKALFID encoded by the coding sequence ATGAAAACGGCCGGTTTTGACAACGAGAAATATCTCGCCGAACAGGCGCGGGAAATATTGGCCCGCGCCGAACGCTTCGGCCGCAAGCTTTACCTGGAGTTCGGCGGCAAACTGCTTTTTGACTATCACGCCGCCCGGGTTTTGCCCGGCTACGACCCGAACGTAAAAATCAAACTGCTCCAGCGCCTGAAGGAGCGCATTGACATCATCCTCTGCATTTATGCCGGCGATATTGAGCGCCGCAAACTGCGCGGAGATTTCGGCATAACCTACGACGCCGACGCGCTCAAACTGATTGACGACCTTAAAGACTGGGGACTGGAGGTCGGCGCGGTGGTGATCACCCGTTTTGACAACCAGCCCTCGGTGCGCACTTTTCTAAACCGGCTGGAACGGCGGGGAGTGCGGGTTTACACCCACCGGCCATTGCCGGGTTACCCCGCGGCCGTGGATGAAATCGTCAGCGCAAGCGGCTACGGCGCGAACCATTACATTGAAACCGTGAAACCCGTGGTGGTGGTTACCGGCCCCGGCCCCGGCAGCGGTAAGCTGGCCACCTGTCTCTCCCAACTTTACCACGAGCACCAGCGGGGCATCCCGGCCGGCTACGCCAAGTTTGAGACTTTCCCCGTCTGGAACCTGCCGCTCTCCCATCCGCTCAACGCCGCCTATGAAGCCGCCACAGTTGACATCGGCGATTTCAACCAGATTGATCCTTTTCACCTGAAAGCTTACGGCAAAAGCGCGGTCAACTACAACCGCGACGTGGAAAGCTTTTCGGTGGTGGAGCGCATTCTCCGCAAAATCACAGGCTCCGATTCCATCTACCGCTCGCCCACGGACATGGGCGTCAACCGCGCCGGACTGGCCATCACCGACGACGCCGTCGTGCGGGAGGCGGCCCTCCAGGAAATCATCCGCCGTTACTTCCGCGTGCGCTGTGAATACGTCATGGGGCTGATTGAACAGGCGGTCGTGGACCGCATGGCCCTGCTCCTGGAAAAACTCAACCTGCGGCCGGAAGCGAGAAAGACCGTCGCGCCGGCCCGGACGGCGGCCCGGGACGCCGAAGAACGCAGTCTGGGCAGTGGCGGCATCTGTTGCGGGGCGGCGATTGAACTTCCCGGGGGCGCGATAGTAACCGGCAAAAATTCGCCGCTTTTGCACGCCGCCGCCAGCATGGTTTTGAACGCCATCAAGCAGTCGGCCGGACTGCCGGACAAACTGCACCTGCTGGCGCCGAACATCATCGCCTCCATCAACACGCTCAAGGGAACAATTCTGCGCCAGAAAAAAATGAGCCTCAACCTGGACGAAACTTTAATCGCCCTGAGCATCAGCGCCGCCAGCAGTCCGGCCGCGCAGATGGCGATGGAGCAGATACCGAACCTGCGCGGATGCGAAGTGCACCTGACGCATATCCCGACGCCCGGCGACGAAGCCGGCCTTAAAAAACTGGGCGTCAACGCCACTTCCGACCCCAATTTTCCCAGTAAAGCTCTTTTTATTGATTGA
- a CDS encoding uroporphyrinogen decarboxylase family protein, which translates to MPQPYAFSFSESFMAENAGVPLKSTHFDVEAILKVYDAIKPLAEELGVAVPRPRLAGFGYPHVAALGAPIEFPEDGEPNVFPLIRAPEEIDKLKEPANYLAAPLIQQRLDTCAKLMQRRSDAVPHFIGHSLEGPVTTAVLLMGQDFLTLPYDDPDRAHRLLKFCTESALNYVAALHRHFHGNTPAEPGPRGIPDDFAGMLPPAIFGEFVVPYWNRVYEGLNATERNLHSELLREKHLPFLRELNISHYDPSADQYLTPELLKKKYPCPFMSRIQSWEMRDLTAEELENLYRKIASCGPYLITFHLGSADWLPKVKRLLKLAREMAG; encoded by the coding sequence ATGCCCCAGCCGTATGCATTCAGTTTCAGCGAGTCTTTCATGGCCGAAAACGCAGGCGTTCCGCTCAAAAGCACGCATTTTGACGTTGAGGCGATTCTGAAGGTCTATGACGCGATAAAGCCACTGGCGGAAGAACTCGGCGTGGCAGTCCCCAGGCCGCGCCTGGCCGGCTTTGGTTATCCGCACGTTGCCGCGCTTGGGGCGCCGATAGAATTTCCCGAAGACGGCGAACCGAATGTTTTCCCGTTGATTCGCGCGCCGGAGGAAATTGACAAGCTGAAGGAGCCGGCAAATTATCTGGCCGCGCCCCTCATTCAACAGCGCTTGGATACCTGCGCAAAACTGATGCAACGACGCAGTGATGCCGTGCCGCATTTTATCGGCCACTCCCTGGAAGGTCCGGTCACCACCGCCGTCCTGCTGATGGGGCAGGATTTCCTGACCCTGCCCTATGACGATCCAGACCGCGCCCATCGCCTGTTAAAATTCTGCACGGAAAGCGCGCTCAATTACGTTGCGGCTTTGCACCGCCATTTCCACGGCAATACCCCGGCTGAACCGGGACCGCGCGGCATCCCCGACGATTTTGCCGGCATGCTGCCGCCGGCAATTTTCGGCGAATTCGTCGTTCCCTACTGGAACCGTGTTTATGAAGGATTAAACGCAACCGAAAGGAATCTGCACAGCGAACTGCTGCGCGAAAAACACCTGCCCTTCCTGCGCGAATTGAACATCAGTCATTACGACCCCTCCGCCGACCAGTATCTGACTCCGGAACTGCTGAAGAAAAAATACCCCTGCCCGTTCATGAGCCGAATTCAGTCATGGGAAATGCGCGATTTGACGGCCGAAGAGCTTGAAAATTTATACCGCAAAATCGCTTCCTGCGGACCTTACCTCATCACATTCCACCTGGGCAGCGCGGACTGGCTACCCAAGGTGAAACGTCTGCTCAAACTGGCCCGGGAAATGGCCGGGTAA